TTACTTAATTATagacaaaataataataataataataataatttgattattcaagaaaaaaaatctacagCAGCTAGATATTTTCGTTTCATTTTCTAATTAACATATTCATAAAGcaacaatttaaaatttaaaaaaacctTAAGTCAAAGGGTTAGGGAGAGAtgctttttttctattttaaatagtttttttttttggttgttgTAAGGTAATTAACAATCATCCCTTGTTTAATAAATTTTCTCTTTGCTTTGGcactttatttattatttttttttccataaaaaCAATTGCCCTATTGCTTTCCTACTTGATGTGTCGTTTTCCAAATTTATTCTCAAAATTGGAATTGACTAAAATATTATTGATGCGTTAGCTGTTGATTAAACAAAAATTATGACTTatattatcttttaaattttgtttgttttcataGGAAGTAATAGTATTTAGTAAACtttctaaatatttaaataCATGGAAGAAGAATTGTCACCATGTTTATTAGGATGACCAGGACAATTTGTACGATATGCTCCattcaataattattattcatgaTAAGTAAGATGTTGGAGTTAAATAATTCTATTTCTTTAAAGTTTAAGTCAAGTCAATTAAATTAAGTTCTAAATTCCAATACTATATGCGACTCTTCATCGTAAcaaaagaaattttatttaatataaattaaatatgaatAGCTACACTGAAAAGATAGtatcaaaacaaaaatttaagatCACTAACTATACAATTTTTTCTTAGgttgtatttcttttttctaaataatCTTTGGTTGGTATTTCAAGTTTCCTATTTGATTTAAGTTCCAACTATAATTCACTTTTACCAAATAGTTGGCTATTATTCATAAGCGATAACATGAATTCATCCTTTCTTTACACTCGAATCTTATTTGCTAACAATTGTAAGTACATATTATTAAAAATCTCCTCGATCATATATcgatatacattttttttctttcatttcatcCTTTACCAAGTATAATCGATAACTAAAGGAAAATTAACGGCATCTGTTATTAATAAACACTATACAACTTACACAATTTTTGTTAAAGGAAAAGAGTAGGTTACATAGTAAAATGTAGTATATGTTTGGAGAACTATTAGTATAGGTAATATTATGATATAATTATGTTTGAGAAAATGATTATGATAAGTAGAGTTATGATAATATGCGTTTGGGAAAGAATTGTGAATAGTAGTATCATGATAGTATGTGTATGGAGGAGGATTGGGGAAAGAGTGAAAAGGATTGGGGAAGAAGTGGAACAGTGAAAAGGAGATGAATTAAGGATTACAGAAACCTAATTCTTCTTCCAAAGGTGGAGAGCTCAACTCTTCCATAGTACTAGGGCCAAACACCTTCAAGGATTATATTGATATAATATTAACAATAAACGAGCTAAATTGTAACGAACTAggatttattgaaatttattatagagataaaatgatttttgacattaaataattaaataagatgaacaaattaaatatataatagcATAAGTTGAAACTTATTTATTTGCAAACACACACTATGTTATTTTCATTACAGATTCTGAATAATTTAAACGGTAATGGTTAAGTGAACATATGTCACAGCAAAaacaaagaggaagaaaaacCCCAAAAATCTATCGTCATAAACAAGGACACTTCCGCTAAAACACCAACAACGAGTTATTAGTGTCGTAATTCATCTTCTCCAAATTGGGTTGCACAGCAAACTTAATCATCGGCGGTGGTCCACAAGCCAACGCCATTGTTTCCGACGAAGCTTCTGGAAGATGCTCCCTCATAATACTCTCCGTCACCACTCCCACACTATATTCCCACCCTTCCCTTACGCTCTCATTCACAACGTACCACACTTTAAACCTCTTATCCCTTTTACTCCATTCATCCAACTCATCCTTTAACAGAATATCATTTTCCGTTCTATTCGCATACACCAAAAACATCTCTGTTTCATCCTCAGGATCCTTCAAAACAGCCTGCGCCACTTGATATATCGGCGTTATTCCCGTTCCGCCGGCCAACATTGCTAGCTTCTTACCCTTCTTTACTTTGCCGTCCACCACGAAGTTTCCGTTTCCGGTGTATTCGATGTGGCCTAATGGGCCTTTGATTTCTAGTTCGGAACCAAGTGGGAGAGACTCCAAATGCTGAGACATGAGTCCGCCGTTTGGAAATTTTGGGTTCACGTTTTTGAAATAGATTTTGACCACTAAGTCGAAATAGCCGACTTGATTGATGCCGGTGGTTGGTGTGTAGGCCCTCATACAGAGCTTACCGTCTATGTTTGCACATAGGAATATGTGTTTCCCTACAGGCAATCCCAGGACTTGATCCTCTAAAGGCAAGGCGAATCTGAATCGTCTGACGTCGTGTGAGATTGACGTTTTGGAAATTAATTTGCAGCGGATTTTCTCACGCGGGATTAAAGCCACGCGCCTTGTTTCTGTTATTGGATCTAAGTGAGGATTAGAATTAGAAGGATCCCAATGGATGGAATTGTTAGGCGATGAATCCGATGTGTAACCGGTGGTGATCAACTCGCCGATTCTGTATTCCTCGAGCATTTTCTTGGCTTTGTCCGAGTGAATGGCGTCGAATTCCTCCGTACAGTCGGTACCGGCATTAATGAGAATGCTGTCCGTACCGCCAGGGTGGTCTTTGAGGAAACGGGTGCAGTCGTAAACATGGCCGTGAACGACGATCCAGGCGGATTGGTCTGAGTTGTGCTTTTGAACGTCAGAGATGGAGTAAGTCTTTGAGGTTGTGTTGATGAAGGGAGACGAGATACTCTTCTTCATGGTTTGATTTGGTTCGGTGGATATTTCGAGATGTCTTTCTTTAGCCATCCATCCGCCGGATTGGTTGCCGGGTACAGTTGGGTGTTCAAAAACAATTCCGATTTCTCCTTTATGCGGTCTACACatgttggttttcactcgaaaccAACAATTGTTCATCATTCCCATGAGATTCCAAATGAGCTTTTCAGGTTGAGTGTTGAAAGTTTCGTCCCAAGCGCGTACTGCAATTTCCTTAGCAGCAAGTAAATCAAGAACCTCAACTTCCAGTGACCAAAAACACCAACACCAATATTTGCCGTATTTTGTAGCTTTCTCAGGACGGTCCAAATCGCAAAGATGCCACGACTCGCCACCATCTAAAGTCACCTCCACCCGTGTCACTTTCTTTCCTCCTCCTAATTAATTATTCATAAAGTTACTTCAATTCCCTTCGCTAATAAAATACTCACCTACCTTGATACATATCAACAAAACAAAGAACTTACTCACCGGAATATGCATATCCCCTCAACGTGTACGGTCGTTGTGTTGTCAATGAATTTATCGGCAAGATTTCCTCGTGGCATGGGGTCGTTATCACCGAGTTTATGTTCAACTCACTAATAATACACTCCGGCTTATACCACCAAGCTACAAGTTAATTCACAATACATTATTAATTAGATTATGATCTTATTGGGTTGAAACCAAAAAGGGTTTTGTATTAAATTTATGGGTTTTATCTTAATTTATACCTTCTGCGTTTGCTAATTCTGCATCGACATGGGAAGGGAGGACTTTGTTGTCTCTATAATGGTAATAGCTATCGGATTCTTGTGTTGTTACAATAATGCGTTTTAGCCATTTCACCATCCTTCCACCGATGTAACCGGGGATGATAACCCGCACCGGAAAACCATGGTCCGGTGACAGTACATCGCCGTTTTGCATGTAGGCTAAAATTATATCTCTAGCTGGGTCCATGGCTATTTCCTTTCTGACACTAGTACCGTACTTGGACCCGCCGCCGCCGGGCAGACATTCAGCTCCTTCAAAGCAGACATTGAGTGCTCCTTTTTTACTACTGAAGATACCACACCGTTTCAGAACGTCTCGTAGTGTGACCCCTCGCCAGATTGAGGTGGAAGTCCCGCCTGCACCCCAGCTAAAGCCAATGGTTTTTTTAACCATATTCTGCTCCTTACGGCGGTTTCCGGCGCAGACGAGTGTGACAGGAAACTCACGGCTCCTGAAATCGTTAACGAGTTGATCCATAGTGAACCGGGTTGGTTTTTTGACTAAACCGCAAACATCAACGGTCCAATCCTCCCACTTGGCCTTGGGTACCGGACCGTGGTTGCGAACGTAATGGAGCGGGACGGGAGTGATGAACCCATGGTGCATCAAACGAGATAACGACGGCTCGGAATTGAAGGGATGTTTACCGGTGAGACGAACCATGGATTCATTTCGGTGGATCCAACAATCAGCCGTTCCAAAATCTCTGGGGTCCAAAATGGAGGGTTCCAATTCTTGAATCCCTTTACGAATCAAATGGGAAAAATCAGAGTCGTTGTCATCGTCACTAGAGAATTCTTCATTGTCGTCGTGGTTGTTGATTTGGAGATGATTGTTAGGAATGGAAGGGACATTGCAACAACGAAGTGAGGAATCAGAGCGGAGGTTAGAGAAAGAATCTAAATGAGAGAATTGGGGATTGTGGATTGAGGTAGCCATGTGAAGAGATGGAGAGATTTGGGGCCTCCAGTTTAATGTAAGAAACAGAAGCGTAGGGTTTCTGAGCGATATAAATTGAGGGAGAGAAGCATTATATAGGAAACTGACTTGAAAAAGACAAAACataaattatcttttaaaaaaaagaaaaggcaaaaatGAAGTTGCCCATTAGGACTACGAAaacaatttattataattattatttcttattcACCATAATTtgttggagagagagagagtcgGTTGGTGAGAGATATCGGATAGATAGAGCACATATTTAAGCCGGTGGCTTCTGGGGTTTTATCCTTCCTTGTGTTTGTGAAGCTTCAATTTATTGCGCAGTGCGCACTGCCTTTGTACACACTTTCCATTCATGTCCAAAAGTCTTAATATTGTATGTTGTAGTGCAACACAAAAAAAGTTTACTACTTGCCTCAATCACTAATTTAAATGTTATATCTATATTGAATATCTTTAAAAGGTCCAAATGTATTTAGAAAATTTAAGAGGTATCAGAATGATTAGAGAATCAAGGGCGGAACATAAATGTAATCTTGAAACATCATGATAGTGAAAACGAGAGTTGGATTAAAAACTGTAGATATACTCAATACGTTTAATCTAAATAAGACTATAAAACTTAGTAATGATATGTAAAATTTCTCTTGGTTAGCTATTTATTTCtcttattttgttatttactttttggagtaaaatatattgaattcagatataaactattataactTATCGATTAGAAAAGATGAATGAAAAAGAAGAGGGCCAAATGGAGGCTTTCAATAGTCAAATtacaaagaaacaaaaaaagaaagaaaaggggaaGAAGGTGAATTCAAATATAGTAGGCAAGGAAAAGAAACGGAAAGGGGGCATGTGTAAATAATGATCATATGTTGTTAAACATAAAAACTGCGAAATACGAAATAATCTAGAAAGGGGGGAGGGGGGGCAATGGGCATAGCTTGTAACCGGGGACGGGGCTATTGGGACGAAGGGAGCCAAAGATCAAGGGGGATAAAAATGACCTTTGGAGAAACTTAAGGTCaagtttcaatttcaaattcaattcaattcttctttccttagtattatatatataatttatat
This region of Cucumis melo cultivar AY chromosome 7, USDA_Cmelo_AY_1.0, whole genome shotgun sequence genomic DNA includes:
- the LOC103487560 gene encoding nitrate reductase [NADH]-like, which translates into the protein MATSIHNPQFSHLDSFSNLRSDSSLRCCNVPSIPNNHLQINNHDDNEEFSSDDDNDSDFSHLIRKGIQELEPSILDPRDFGTADCWIHRNESMVRLTGKHPFNSEPSLSRLMHHGFITPVPLHYVRNHGPVPKAKWEDWTVDVCGLVKKPTRFTMDQLVNDFRSREFPVTLVCAGNRRKEQNMVKKTIGFSWGAGGTSTSIWRGVTLRDVLKRCGIFSSKKGALNVCFEGAECLPGGGGSKYGTSVRKEIAMDPARDIILAYMQNGDVLSPDHGFPVRVIIPGYIGGRMVKWLKRIIVTTQESDSYYHYRDNKVLPSHVDAELANAEAWWYKPECIISELNINSVITTPCHEEILPINSLTTQRPYTLRGYAYSGGGKKVTRVEVTLDGGESWHLCDLDRPEKATKYGKYWCWCFWSLEVEVLDLLAAKEIAVRAWDETFNTQPEKLIWNLMGMMNNCWFRVKTNMCRPHKGEIGIVFEHPTVPGNQSGGWMAKERHLEISTEPNQTMKKSISSPFINTTSKTYSISDVQKHNSDQSAWIVVHGHVYDCTRFLKDHPGGTDSILINAGTDCTEEFDAIHSDKAKKMLEEYRIGELITTGYTSDSSPNNSIHWDPSNSNPHLDPITETRRVALIPREKIRCKLISKTSISHDVRRFRFALPLEDQVLGLPVGKHIFLCANIDGKLCMRAYTPTTGINQVGYFDLVVKIYFKNVNPKFPNGGLMSQHLESLPLGSELEIKGPLGHIEYTGNGNFVVDGKVKKGKKLAMLAGGTGITPIYQVAQAVLKDPEDETEMFLVYANRTENDILLKDELDEWSKRDKRFKVWYVVNESVREGWEYSVGVVTESIMREHLPEASSETMALACGPPPMIKFAVQPNLEKMNYDTNNSLLVF